A portion of the Phacochoerus africanus isolate WHEZ1 chromosome 5, ROS_Pafr_v1, whole genome shotgun sequence genome contains these proteins:
- the LOC125127701 gene encoding hemoglobin subunit alpha encodes MVLSATDKANVKAAWGKVGGQAGAHGAEALERMFLGFPTTKTYFPHFNLSHGSDQVKAHGQKVADALTKAVGHLDDLPGALSALSDLHAHKLRVDPINFKLLSHCLLVTLAAHHPDDFNPSVHASLDKFLANVSTVLTSKYR; translated from the exons ATGGTGCTGTCTGCCACCGACAAGGCCAACGTCAAGGCCGCCTGGGGAAAGGTGGGCGGCCAAGCTGGCGCACACGGCGCAGAGGCCCTGGAAAG AATGTTCCTGGGCTTCCCCACCACCAAGACCTACTTCCCCCACTTCAACCTGAGCCACGGCTCCGACCAGGTCAAGGCCCATGGCCAGAAGGTGGCTGATGCGCTGACCAAAGCCGTGGGCCACCTGGATGACCTGCCCGGCGCCCTGTCTGCTCTGAGCGACCTGCACGCCCACAAGCTGCGTGTGGACCCGATCAACTTCAAG CTCCTGAGCCACTGCCTGCTGGTGACCCTGGCCGCCCACCACCCCGATGATTTCAACCCCTCCGTCCACGCCTCTCTGGACAAGTTCCTGGCCAACGTGAGCACCGTGCTGACCTCCAAATACCGTTAA
- the HBM gene encoding hemoglobin subunit mu, translating to MLSAQERVHIAQVWDLIAGHEAPFGAELLLRLFTAYPSTKTYFRHLGDSPDQARLLSHGRRLLEAVGVAVQHVDNLRAALSPLADLHAHVLCVDPTNFPLLIQCFQVVLASHLQGEFTVEMQAAWDKFLMGVAVVLTEKYR from the exons ATGCTTAGCGCCCAAGAGCGCGTCCACATAGCACAGGTCTGGGACCTGATCGCCGGCCACGAGGCGCCCTTCGGGGCGGAGCTGCTGCTCAG GCTCTTCACGGCGTACCCCAGCACCAAGACCTACTTCAGGCACCTGGGCGACTCCCCCGACCAGGCGCGGCTGCTAAGCCACGGACGGCGCCTGCTGGAGGCGGTGGGAGTGGCCGTGCAGCACGTGGACAACCTGCGCGCGGCCTTGAGCCCTCTCGCGGACCTGCACGCGCACGTGCTGTGTGTGGACCCCACCAACTTCCCC CTGCTGATCCAGTGTTTCCAGGTGGTGCTGGCGTCCCACCTGCAGGGCGAGTTCACGGTGGAGATGCAGGCGGCCTGGGATAAGTTCCTGATGGGCGTGGCGGTGGTACTGACGGAGAAGTACCGCTGA
- the HBZ gene encoding hemoglobin subunit zeta, producing the protein MSLTKAERTIITSMWGKISSQADTIGTETLERLFASYPQAKTYFPHFDLNPGSAQLRAHGSKVLAAVGEAVKSIDNVSAALAKLSELHAYVLRVDPVNFKFLSHCLLVTLASHFPADLTAEAHAAWDKFLTIVSGVLTEKYR; encoded by the exons ATGTCTCTGACCAAGGCCGAGAGGACAATTATCACGTCCATGTGGGGCAAGATCTCCAGCCAGGCGGACACCATCGGCACGGAGACCCTGGAGAG GCTCTTCGCCAGCTACCCCCAGGCCAAGACCTACTTCCCGCACTTCGACCTGAACCCGGGCTCGGCGCAGCTGCGCGCGCACGGCTCCAAGGTGCTGGCGGCCGTGGGCGAAGCGGTCAAGAGCATCGACAACGTGTCGGCCGCCCTGGCCAAGCTGAGCGAGCTGCACGCCTACGTGCTGCGCGTCGACCCGGTCAACTTCAAG TTCCTGTCCCACTGCCTGCTGGTCACCTTGGCTTCGCACTTCCCCGCCGACCTAACGGCCGAAGCCCACGCCGCCTGGGACAAGTTCCTGACCATCGTGTCCGGCGTCCTGACCGAGAAGTACCGCTGA